Proteins from a genomic interval of Lolium perenne isolate Kyuss_39 chromosome 1, Kyuss_2.0, whole genome shotgun sequence:
- the LOC127295208 gene encoding uncharacterized protein, which translates to MREGSDVPGKVGQGKREMSKAGDCSGSGGGGGGQRSGDARDLPPLFLRVGAAITLSIAGLFLSRLRSQRRPRPRHLLPPPPSEPDDARGMKGGGGGLKEELRILKNEDTKAKIISGNSVHTTTTTTTTTTTASVSLPPKCRNIDDDDDEGFLLPEFSEMVMEEFGREASSVATSPAPRIREDASNDHEIYKLRDLVRSLQEREKTLEIQLLEFYGLQEQDAAVRELENQLKINNVESKLYSLKIDSLQSENQRLQAQLSESSKLTSELETTKSKCKLLKKKLRLDAEQAKEKITSLQKIVNSLQCKEITEGGVDAEVEKKLKRLEDLENEARELRAANSRLQQENSHLIRRLELTRLPPVPKSHHSMEVKASEEAVGLKQENEKLSKEVEQLQAGRFADVEELVYLKWINACLRHELKNKDSAGTHTSARDLSNTLSPKSEETAKQLIMEYANVGADERSLSSIEFGSEYASSRASSSGEPDDASVDMHANPKKKEKKRFFAKLRKLVLGKDKNKNNFPTLERRVSISSCSFDDFTGRESHDSYSSFMTEGAVSANQQHEDRSTVRHSFGSHKYSHPSTEAGDGRNQHHGVKKNSTFGSERFSEHGSQFDSGEVTIPEDSEIHKFAEALVTSRTGSMSSRRTASFS; encoded by the exons ATGCGGGAGGGTTCAGATGTTCCTGGCAAGGTAGGCCAAGGCAAGAGGGAGATGTCCAAGGCAGGAGATTgtagcggcagcggcggcggcggtggtggccagaGGAGCGGGGACGCCAGGGACCTGCCTCCTCTGTTCCTCAGGGTGGGCGCTGCCATCACGCTCTCCATCGCGGGGCTCTTCTTGTCGCGGCTGCGGTCGCAGCGCCGGCCTCGGCCCCGGCACCTCCTGCCCCCTCCTCCCTCAG AGCCAGATGATGCCCGTGGTATGAAAGGGGGCGGAGGAGGGCTCAAGGAGGAGCTAAGGATCCTCAAGAAT GAAGACACCAAGGCAAAAATCATCAGTGGGAACTCTGTCCACACAACCACTACCACTACAACAACCACCACCACTGCCTCGGTGTCACTTCCCCCGAAATGCAGAAAcattgatgacgatgatgatgaaggaTTTCTCCTTCCAGAATTCAGTGAAATGGTTATGGAAGAATTTGGCCGAGAGGCAAGCAGTGTCGCAACCTCGCCTGCACCGAGAATAAGGGAAGATGCATCGAACGATCATGAAATTTACAAGCTCAGAGATCTGGTGAGATCTCTGCAAGAAAGGGAAAAGACCCTGGAGATACAGCttttggagttctatggtttgcaGGAGCAAGATGCTGCAGTTAGGGAGCTTGAAAACCAATTGAAGATTAACAATGTTGAGTCAAAGCTCTACTCCTTGAAGATTGACTCTTTGCAATCTGAAAATCAGAGGCTGCAGGCACAGTTGTCGGAAAGCTCAAAGTTAACCTCTGAGCTTGAGACGACAAAATCAAAGTGcaagctgttgaagaagaagtTGAGGCTGGATGCGGAACAAGCAAAGGAGAAAATCACTTCCCTTCAGAAAATAGTCAATTCTCTTCAGTGTAAAGAGATTACCGAGGGAGGGGTTGATGCTGAGGTTGAGAAGAAACTAAAGAGGCTAGAGGATTTGGAAAATGAGGCAAGAGAGCTTAGAGCTGCGAATTCAAGGCTGCAGCAGGAGAACTCACATCTTATTAGGCGATTGGAGCTCACACGCCTACCCCCTGTACCCAAGTCCCACCATAGCATGGAG GTAAAAGCATCAGAAGAAGCTGTTGGGTTGAAGCAAGAAAACGAGAAGTTGTCAAAAGAGGTTGAACAACTGCAGGCTGGTAGGTTTGCAGATGTTGAAGAGCTGGTATACCTAAAATGGATCAATGCTTGCCTACGGCACGAGCTGAAGAACAAGGATTCTGCCGGGACACACACTAGTGCACGGGATCTGAGCAACACCCTAAGCCCTAAATCTGAAGAGACAGCCAAGCAACTGATAATGGAGTATGCCAACGTCGGTGCAGACGAGAGGAGTCTAAGCTCTATTGAATTTGGTTCAGAGTACGCTTCTTCAAGGGCATCGTCAAGCGGTGAACCTGATGACGCATCGGTCGACATGCATGCGAACCCaaagaagaaagagaagaaaaggttctTCGCTAAGCTACGAAAATTGGTACTGGGAAAAGATAAAAATAAGAATAACTTCCCTACTTTGGAGAGGAGAGTATCTATTTCAAGTTGTTCCTTCGATGACTTCACTGGAAGAGAGTCGCATGATAGCTATTCTTCCTTTATGACGGAAGGAGCTGTATCTGCCAATCAGCAACATGAAGATCGCAGCACTGTTAGGCATTCATTCGGCAGCCATAAATATAGCCATCCTAGTACAGAAGCAGGAGATGGAAGAAACCAGCATCATGGTGTAAAGAAGAATTCGACTTTCGGATCCGAGAGATTCAGTGAACATGGTTCTCAATTTGATAGTGGTGAGGTCACGATACCAGAAGATAGCGAGATCCACAAATTCGCCGAGGCACTGGTTACATCGAGGACAGGTTCTATGTCATCCAGAAGGACGGCATCATTTAGTTAA
- the LOC127295214 gene encoding pseudo histidine-containing phosphotransfer protein 2 isoform X1 encodes MDYSTLRRQITFMKKSFFDQGYLDEQFNQLEELQDESSPNFVEEVVALFLKDSPRLLTNIEHTIGKYPQDFHRLDSLVHQLKGSGSSIGAVRMKNECSVFKAHCNDKNLEGCRRSLQRMKREHATLKQKLESYFQLLRQVAPREHAVNSRK; translated from the exons ATGGACTACTCAACTTTGCGTCGCCAAATTACCTTCATGAAGAAAAGTTTCTTTGATCAG GGTTACCTTGATGAACAGTTTAATCAGCTGGAAGAACTGCAGGATGAATCGAGCCCCAATTTTGTTGAGGAAGTTGTGGCTTTGTTCCTGAAAGATTCACCGAGATTGTTGACAAACATAGAGCATACAAT TGGAAAGTACCCTCAGGATTTCCACCGGTTAGATTCTTTGGTGCACCAGCTCAAAGGTAGCGGATCCAG CATTGGTGCAGTCAGGATGAAGAACGAATGCTCGGTGTTTAAGGCACACTGCAACGATAAGAATCTGGAAGG ATGCCGCAGGTCATTGCAGAGGATGAAGAGGGAGCATGCCACTCTGAAGCAGAAGCTGGAGTCATATTTTCAG TTACTGAGGCAAGTCGCCCCCCGCGAACATGCTGTGaattcgaggaagtaa
- the LOC127295214 gene encoding pseudo histidine-containing phosphotransfer protein 2 isoform X2 — translation MDYSTLRRQITFMKKSFFDQGYLDEQFNQLEELQDESSPNFVEEVVALFLKDSPRLLTNIEHTIGKYPQDFHRLDSLVHQLKGSGSSIGAVRMKNECSVFKAHCNDKNLEGSLQRMKREHATLKQKLESYFQLLRQVAPREHAVNSRK, via the exons ATGGACTACTCAACTTTGCGTCGCCAAATTACCTTCATGAAGAAAAGTTTCTTTGATCAG GGTTACCTTGATGAACAGTTTAATCAGCTGGAAGAACTGCAGGATGAATCGAGCCCCAATTTTGTTGAGGAAGTTGTGGCTTTGTTCCTGAAAGATTCACCGAGATTGTTGACAAACATAGAGCATACAAT TGGAAAGTACCCTCAGGATTTCCACCGGTTAGATTCTTTGGTGCACCAGCTCAAAGGTAGCGGATCCAG CATTGGTGCAGTCAGGATGAAGAACGAATGCTCGGTGTTTAAGGCACACTGCAACGATAAGAATCTGGAAGG GTCATTGCAGAGGATGAAGAGGGAGCATGCCACTCTGAAGCAGAAGCTGGAGTCATATTTTCAG TTACTGAGGCAAGTCGCCCCCCGCGAACATGCTGTGaattcgaggaagtaa